ATTATCCCCTCTCGCCGTTTGGATTGTATGAGATTCGTTTTCATCGATTGTTTTTATAATGACAAGGTTCGAATAATTCAATTCATTTCTCTTGAGCCTCTTGCAATACTATATTATTCCTCCCTCAAGCTTGGGGGAGGATAGGAGGGGGTTGAGATAAGTCTAACAAAATCAACCCCCCTCTAACTCCCCCCAAGCTTGGGGGGAGAATTGAAAAGTAAATTATACCATTTTTGCAAGAATCTCTCTTGATATAAGGTAACAGAAAGCCATCGCCGACGCAAGAAAGTATTGAGATTCAACCATTTGAATTCATGACCGAGGATAAGAGCGCTTGAGGAAGCCAATTTTAATAGTAGGCGGCGAGAGTTTTTAGCGATTAGACGTTGGCGGAGGATTCTTTCTTGGCCGATAATTTCTTCATTAAGATCAGAGTATTTTTCCCATTTTCACGAAAATAATCCATCCCGTCGAGGAAGCGGGTCATGATATAGCGTCCCAGGCCGCCCGCTTTGCGATGGCAGATGTCGGAAGCGAAATCGGGATTGGTGGGCTTCGTTTGATCGAACGGCTTTCCTTCGTCTTTGATGGTTACGATGAATTCGTCTCCCCGCAGTTCCCATTGCAGCCAGATTTTGCCGTCCTCCCGATCGCCATAGCCGTAACAGGCAATATTAGTACAAGCTTCATCCAGGGATGTTTCCAATTTCCAAAGATTATCGTCTTCCATCCCCGACTGCCGGGCGGCATCGCAAACCAAGTGGCATATATTCGGCAGTTCTTCCACGCTGGCGGGAAAAATGGCGTTAAATTTCAGTTGATTGTTCATTCAGCCTTTCCACCCGGATAGCAATACGGATGCATTCTAAGAAAAACCATAGTAGATTGTACCACAGGAAAACGCAACTGAAAAGAAATGATGGGTGAAGAACGATAATTATCGCTTTTCCAACAAAATTTTTATTCAAAGAATACGAAAAAGGGCGCGTCTTTTATCCGGGATAAGGATTAAGCCGCGCCCTGAAACATTTATCGCTAATATTAACGATTACGGGATGACGGTAATAATATCGCCCGAACTCATCAATCCGTTGGAAATTTCGAATACGCCGGGGTAATTGTGCACCAAGTCCGGCCCGATGCTGACGAAATACCGGCCTTCGGGATAAGAGGATCTCGCCTTATCGAATAATGGCTTCGATGCTATGAAACGCAACGTCAAATCCTCTCCGGCGCCTCTCGCGGGAATTTTACCAGCATC
The Candidatus Omnitrophota bacterium DNA segment above includes these coding regions:
- a CDS encoding ATP-binding protein yields the protein MNNQLKFNAIFPASVEELPNICHLVCDAARQSGMEDDNLWKLETSLDEACTNIACYGYGDREDGKIWLQWELRGDEFIVTIKDEGKPFDQTKPTNPDFASDICHRKAGGLGRYIMTRFLDGMDYFRENGKNTLILMKKLSAKKESSANV